A window of Cherax quadricarinatus isolate ZL_2023a chromosome 53, ASM3850222v1, whole genome shotgun sequence genomic DNA:
ggggggggcagggacatggacctgcttcgcacgggtcagtaggcctgctgcagtgttccttctttcttatgttcttatgttcaaaatATTACAGCAATCTGGAACAAACTGCACACTCTAATTGGTGATCAGCTTGACTGCAGAGGTTGACTGTTGTCTTCGTTCAGCAGGACATGACAAGTTAATCGGGTTCCATTTTGTTATCTCATTTTTTCTCTgtcattattataaaaataaggGATTTGTAATCTTTAGTGTCGGGAATAAAATTCCAAGTACGTATATTGACTCACTGCTATATTAATCCTTTGTAAGGATAATATAATCTAAAGTGTTTATTTAAAATACCTATATCAGAGAATATAAATGGTTAACAAACCGTGACAGAAACCATTAGCTATCACTGTCTTGTTGTTCCCCTCCTCATCTATCCTTATTTCCGGCATCAGTGAGCGGGTCATCTTATGACTAAGGTCGTTGCCTATGGCCGAAATATTTACATCGGTCTTTACGTGTGGTTCAGTTTCGTTCAAGTGGTCTCTCATCTTTCACAGGAAAATTCGTTTCGCCTCTGAAGACAAAACAGTGACTCTTTAGGAGGCTGTTGTTTTCTTTTAGCAAATTTAAACGGCAGGACTTTCATTCACAATTTTTTCTTACTGACTTGTAGTTTAGTcatgtgtgtacccttgctgagGTAGCTGCTGATTCTCTTAATCAGTTTGATCACATTTAGGTACACGTTGAACTTTTTATGCAACACAAAATGATGAAACAACAAAATGAACAAATTAGTTATCAGATGTGAAACTCAGCGAAGACAATACACGTATAAAGCATATTAACGTTATTAAATTCAcgaagaagcgctaaatccgtaaatACCAAGAAGCACTTGGGGAATATGGCTCGGAACAATAATCAGATTTTATCCAATAAAGGGAAGGCAACTCTAAATTCCTTTAGTGAAGAGATTTTCACTCTCATCATGTCACTTCCCATTATAGAGTATATGGTATAGTTAAACCAAAAGATAGCCATAAGAATAAAAATTATATTTCCTTTGGCAAACGAGGATGAATTGTTTCTTCTGATATGATTGCGGTGATCTTCGTTTTATCACGTAAACACGAAAGTTCTCACAGTTTATGAAGGACTCATTCATggtataaaatatacatatgcatatatgtaaATGTACTGTTTATTAAGCAAACAATGTTAGCCTCATACCTACATACGCATAAAACATGTCGAAGAATAACAAGTCAATTGATATTTACTTAaagtgtggtgggggtgggtaGGATGTTGGGTGGGTTGGGTAGATAGACTCATGTTCAGGCTTGTACTCAGGCTCATAGTGTGGCTTGTACTCAGGCTCATACTGTGGCTTGTACTCAGGCTCATAGTGTGGCTTGTACTCAGGCTCATACTGTGGCTTGTACTCAGGCTCATACTGTGGCTTGTACTCAGGTTCATACTGTGGCTTGTACTCTGGTTTATACACAGGCTTGTACTCTGGGTACTTCGCTTCACCATCATAGTTCACCACAGCTTCCAGACCGCCGCCGTTGTCTGCGTAGTTGACAGTTTGCTTGCGGCCGTCGGGAAGGTCCACGTTGTAGGTACCTTCGGTCTTGTAACCGTCGCGGGTCTCTGAGTGACCGAAGTTGGCGCCTGAGTAGTGATCAACCACGGCATAGTTGAAGGCGTATTTGGGAGGAACCTAGAGAGACATAGTATATACTTTATATAACTACAGATTGTAAAGCtattcatgaaaaaaatattgctaacattaacaaatatttatatacaaatatacagttGTAGCTGCGGGTTATATACGAACTATGAACACACTTCCTTACCTCAGGGTAATGAGGTTGGTGGTGGGGTGTATGATAGACAGGTGGAGCATGGtgtacaggtggtgcaggtggagcATGGtgtacaggtggtgcaggtggagcATGGTGCACAGGTGgctcaccagctaccaccatcaaaaCGCAAGCGATAACGGAAACCTGACAACGTGTATATGATTTTCAGAATAATTATCGATCTGCGAATAATATTCTCAGATATTCCAATAACTctttcttcaataattctaccatacacttagcAAATACTCAGACTTGAAACCCTATAATTCTGATTGCCTGGTTCTCTTTATATCATGTACAGAGAACCCGTAAATATTTCCATCTCTCACATATACAGTAAAATGCATAAATATTATGTTTACAGCTATTCTCAATCTCTCAAAAATAAATTCATTCACCTTCAACACTATTCTTTTTACTCTAAGGCTGCATTCCAGCTGTTACCTCTTCCAAACAACTCCTATTTCTTCCTGATAAAAGAATGAAATCCGCTTTCATTTCGTAATGTAATTTTAACAACTAATTAATATAATGTATCCATTTTAACTAACAGCCTTAACCTCATTATCCACCATCTCGAAACTTGAACTCGTAATTGGCTAAGACTATTTCTCTGAAAGGGTCTGAATAAGTGAGTAAAGGGAAAAAATCAAGATTGTACCACGAGTGCTTTTAGGTAACAATTAACAATGAGGACTAGACAGACATTTCCTACCTTGATGTTCATGCTGGACTTGTGATGGAGAGAGAAGCTTTACTTCTGTTTATATAGCGCTCGACCGGACAACTTTCCCTAAATATTCCTGGATATTTTAGGAGCAGACATAAGAGCGTGCCTGTCGCCAAATGCTCCTCAGGAGTATATTTTACAAAGGTAGTGTATATAAGACGACTATCATCATATAAATACTGATTATTAAAAACATGTAAAAAACGACTGATTGCCCAAAGTAAATGTttgtaccaatatatatatatatatatatatatatatatatatatatatatatatatatatatatatatatatatatatatatatatatatatatatatatatatatatatatatatatgtcgtgcctaataggtaaaactggtcaattagcaagaactcatttaaaattaagtcctttataaaaatttctcttatacgtttaaagatatatttttttcattaatgttaatgtaaaaaaatttaattttgcaccaaaagagtcttagaaaatttacctaaccttattgtaacaagcgcaatttattttagcctaatcctactaaatatattttaaatacttatACAGCAATgcaatattaaacaaacacaataaaatatatttttttccttctccggtattgagaaacaaaaaatactcttttaatcaggccattccatcagaatggaagcacagtatgttggatcattgctataataaactcggaagaatttgtaatgaactcaagagcaaactacaaagaaaattagacattttaattgaaaatagtgattggacaaagcatgctaataacaattttgtaattaacttatcagatgaaattttagacaaacatacaactgctgctctaggttttggcctaagttttgcagcttccaaaaaacttaataatgttgaaattgcaaaagccttttgtaactttgaaaaattttctgatttatcctctgatgaaattaatattagtaaaggaatggtatatagctctatgttaaaaccaaacattcccaattgccctcaaagattctgtaagtcttatgatacacttaataacaataaaaatttgcgccttactaaagcagacaaaataaatgcaatagtaattatgaaagaaaatgattaccaagaaaaaatgaataatctcttagatgatactgaaacctattctaaacttagaaaaaatcccctagaaaccgttaacagcaatttcaataaaacaataaaacttctactgaaaggcaaagatgaattagtcaaacaatttacttccactaatccatctttaccttacatgtatggactaataaaaacacacaaaccagggaatccagtcagaccaattattagctccatagggtcagtttcatataaattatcaaaatggcttgttgatattttgagccctattgttggcaaaatttctaactttaatgttaaaaacaacatagacttggttgataaattaagctccttgactgacttaaatgattttaacatggttagttttgatgttacttccttgtttacgaaagttcctgttgatgatttattaagtttcttatctgaagaactcgttaactatgatttaccattgtcagttcctactatcattaaacttattaaactttgcattgttgatgcaaaatttgtatttaatgataaattttacactcagaagtttggtatggcaatgggaaatcctctttcacctgttcttagtaacctatacatggaattttttgaaacaaggttgcttaacacaatcctccctaatagagctaaatggttcagatatgttgatgatattttgtgtcttatgcccaaaaatgtagatatacaccatttccttggaaaattaaatagcttagcccattctataaactttactgttgagtttgaagaaaataactcattgccttttctggatgttttaattattaagggtaataatgaattcaaatttaaaatttacagaaaacctacaaataactgttcctatgtccaatattattcctcgcatcaagatagagtcaaactgtctgttttctcatcaatgtttttgagagctttacgaatttgtagtcctgagttcatagatgaggaaatatccaaaatttatgaaataggtaatgatttaaaatacccaagaaatgtaattgataaatcttttaaagttgctagaaatactttttacaatccaaaaagggacaaccagccttattcaactaaaaatatgttggttctcccttaccatgaaaacttggttgatatgccttttaatattaaagttgtattcaaaaatcttgatacagtaaaaaaacttttgataaagaattccccccaaaatgctgatggatgtgtctataagattccttgtaaaatttgcgataaagttttttacggtcaaactggtaaaaatctcaaactaagattaaaacaacataaatatagcattagaactggacaagattccaatgctctatttattcatgtaagagattttaaccatccaattgattttcaaaaagttgagaaagtagtatcaagcaagtccatggtcgacaggaatataattgaatcttgtttcataaaaagcagttttgacaataatatgaatatttcctttggtttatataaattagatccatttataattaatagaatttgggaagaatttaataatacactggacaaataataatttttaaattttcttgggtagaatagtttgtgagtgagttgtgcaaaggacctatccaagttgggtcggcgcgtgtcaggtgtttaaccgttgtgggatctgatagtgaggtgctggccagaccccttatatagcttccttggatgctttactttcatagttccttgataatgtgagtagtcacgaaagcgcttggaatttctctattctttcagagtggttgttttgcatattctgaaatcacctgtttactgtgatcttattgcatatatatatatatatatatatatatatatatatatatatatatatatatatatatatatatatatatatatatatatatatatatatatatatatgcaggacaagccatagggggtggaaatctttagatcaagtactttcacacttctcagtgcgtcatcaggagctgttcaATGTTGTAAGGgaacaaccaaagcagggagagaggtctcagagaagcgtaggtgtcaccggccacagTTACCCTTTTGTGCTTATCACGGCCACGTATGTCCTCGCACCATGAAACGCACCCAGTCCCACTGGGTATATGATTTGTAGTTCAGTGGTAAGAGCGTCGTTAACTTTGACTGGCTTCCCAGACCTACAAGCACTTTAATTCAGCTTTACCTAAATGTGTTGCTCTTAAAAATCTCTCATTTAACTCCAACCTATTTTTTATTTACTCGGCTTAAAACTAATAAAGTCTAACTCCATTAATAGTTCTACCAATGACTGACtaaaaaaatatacattaatatGTCATAATGCATATAATGAGATACAGTCAGGGCCATACAGTACAGCGCTGTATGATGCTGGTggcttagcgcttagttttgataataataataataataataataataataataataataataataataataataataataataataataataattaaagatTAGCTTGCCATGGATTCGATCCTCATTCCATGATGTTCTCATGATGTTGGTGATCTTCATTTCCCCATAAACACAAAATGCAAACAATTTACGAAGGTTTcacatttagaaaaaaaaaatgtttgtgaAGGTACTGTTTATTAAGTCCACAGAGGTAGCCTCACACCTACATAAACATCACACATAACACATAACATAGGATTTGATGTTTATTCAAAGTATGAAGAGGGTGGGTAAGGTTTTTGGCTGGTTAGGTGGCCTTGCACTAAGGCACGTACACTGGCTTGTGCTCAGGCCTGTACTGTGGCTTGTATGCAGGCTTGTACTCTGGGTGATGGGCTTCTCCCTCGTAGTTCACCACAGCTTCCAGACCATGACCGTTGTCTGCGTAGTTGACGGTTTGCTTGCGGCCGTCGGGAAGGTCCACGTTGTAGGTACCTTCGGTCTTGTAGCCGTCGCGGGTTTCTGAATGACCGAAGTTGGCGCCTGAGTAGTGATCCACCACGCCATAGTTGAAAGCATATTTGGGAGGAACCTAGAGAGACATACTTCGTACAATAAATAATTGCAGATTTTAAAGTTCTTGTGAAGATAATATTAAGACATAATAATTACTTACTGCAACTATGTTAATAAATGTATTACAAAAACTATTCATAAAACAAATATTATTAGCATTAgcagacatatatatacagtaatagaAACTGTATGTTGTTTATAAACCATGATCAGACTTCCTCACCTCAGGGTAATGAGGCTGGTGGTGGGGTGCATGATAGGCAGGTGGAGCATGGTGCACAGGTGGCTCACCAGCTACCATCATCAAAACGCAAGCGATAACGTAAACCTGAAACCATTCAGATGCTTTTCAATgacaaaaataccacagtgaaaacaggaaaaaaaaaaacttagtgctttcatgtgcttacacacatatcTTCAGAGGATACATATTTTTTCAGTGCAATTGTCCTTCCTCTGCaatattaaataataaataaaattgcCAAACACTTAACTAATACCCAAAAGGTTTACCTCCCAGTAATTCTTACCTTCTGGTCCTCTTTTGAAATCCTTTTTCAGTGGAACTAATAAACATTGTCTGCCAAGCCTTCTCTTTCCTCACACATACGTTACAATTGTATAAATATTTTATCTCCAACTGTTTCTAGCATATCAAAATTAATCTCATCTATGTC
This region includes:
- the LOC128692270 gene encoding uncharacterized protein yields the protein MVVAGEPPVHHAPPAPPVHHAPPAPPVHHAPPVYHTPHHQPHYPEVPPKYAFNYAVVDHYSGANFGHSETRDGYKTEGTYNVDLPDGRKQTVNYADNGGGLEAVVNYDGEAKYPEYKPVYKPEYKPQYEPEYKPQYEPEYKPQYEPEYKPHYEPEYKPQYEPEYKPHYEPEYKPEHESIYPTHPTSYPPPPHFK
- the LOC138854242 gene encoding cuticle protein 21-like — protein: MIVLRVCNWESEQEIISGWESEHASTFGLTGQYLYYEQNSSENLDKAFLGGCTRRYQKLLHYITKNLNKVEQVYVIACVLMMVAGEPPVHHAPPAYHAPHHQPHYPEVPPKYAFNYGVVDHYSGANFGHSETRDGYKTEGTYNVDLPDGRKQTVNYADNGHGLEAVVNYEGEAHHPEYKPAYKPQYRPEHKPVYVP